The window GCTATTTAAGGGAAGTAACAGCCTCTGCTGTAGTTTTTCATGCCACcatcactgttttgttttacagctaTCTCACTTCAGCATGAGCCCAAAGTAAGGGACAGAGTTTAGGAATCTCTGACAGCAGTTTCTAAGGAACAATTCCTGTTTGCTTATTGCTTTTAGACAAAGTATATGTACAGTCAGCCAACGTTAGAGCAGATTAGAGTGGAACACTATTGATTACATGTGGTTTTTTGAATGACAATGCTCTCCTCAGAGATGGTGCTCTCCTGAATAAAGGCACCCTAACCTAAAGTCTGAAAGGCTGGCAGGATGCCAGCCTCAGATTTCAGATACCCACTCCCCCTTAACCTTCCCATGACTTTCCCATTGCTGTAGGCCAGggcagcacagcctgcagcacaTTCTGCATGTCCAGGACACAAGTTTCCATCCCTGAAGTTGTCTTGCCTCCTATACACATTTACATCTCCCCATACATCATCTCTGTGGTACTTGCATCCAATACCAAGTTCATAAACgtgaaggggggagggaagcAGGCCTGGAGGTTATGCTGTGCTGCACATGAAACGTGGTCCAGCAGAACTGTCTCTCTGTCACTCATTATTCTCCTCTCCCACCCTTCTCTCAGCCTGAAATTAACTTGGACATTTCTGTCCAATACATTCATCTTACAGCTCCGAAGCCATttataaatagatttttatttataaagtcAATTTACATAAAATACGATACTCTCTTAAAAACTGCATATATACAACTTAAGAAATCATAGCAAGTGCATACAAAAATGCCttcaacacatttttttaaaaaaccccaaacttcagttttcagagaAGTGTACCTTCACACCAGGCAAACTCGGACACCACGTTAAGACACAACATAACTTTACAGTCTTCTACTAAAGtgttgagagagaaaaaacaaaccaacaaaacacaacaccTTTTTATCTAAACCGTGTATGTTTCCAAAACATTCtagctggcagtgttcaagaacaAGAGAATAGGACTTGCTAAAAAATAGAACCATCTCCTCACCCCTTTTCTCTAAAGTTTCTTGTACAAAAATAAGTCTTCATACACCAGTGTTCCCATAGACAGTTCAAGTTACATGTAAAATAGAATCTGACATGATAAAAAATTCCCTCCCCCTCCAGAAACAAGGAAGCATCAAGtggttttagtttcttttttttccacccctCCAAGGCATCACCAGAGACCAGCCGTGGGGGTAAGCGGGGTAGCCCAGGCCTCCTCTCCGTCGGCCGCTCCCGGCGGGCAGACAGAGCCGCTGCCCGGAGCCGGTGGCAGAGTCCCGCAGTCATTTACACCATTGCACTTTCCACAGCCTGAAGACGATGGGTGAACCCGGCGAGAAAAGCAGCCAGCGGGGAGTGAGTATTTTGAGGAGGATGCTGACTGCTGCTGAGAGCGAGGGCGCCGAGTTACTGCTGCCTGAGAGCGGCTGCGGAGAGATGTACAGAGAACCCCGATGGGTGCGTGCCCCGCTGGCCCGTGCGCAGGGGACGGTAGAAGCGGGCCCCGTCCCgctgccccccggagccccccTCACCTGCAGACGGGTCAGTAGCTCCCGAGCCAGCTGGTAAAGTCCAGCAGCTCCCGCTCCTCGGGGCTCAGCGCCGCGTCGTAGCCGCTCTCGTCGGAGGAGCAAGGCGAGCCGGGCACCGAGGAGGCGAAGGAGGGTGAGGCGGAGGAGTAGCCACCGCCGCAGCCGCCTTCCCCGACGGCCGCCCTCCCGCGGCCGTCGGGGAAAGCGGCTGAGGCGGCGTCGTGCTCATCGAGGAGCCGCTGCAAGGCGCGGATGTATTCGACGGCGGAGCGGAGGGTCTCCACTTTGCTCATCTTCTTGCTGGCGGCGCCGTGCGGGACGTGCTGCCGGAGGGCGGCGAAGCCCAGGTTGACCAGCCGCACACGGTTGCGCTCCCGTTCGTTCCGACGGGCCacggcggccgccgccgccgccccggtGCCCGGCAGGGCGGTAAAGGCCAAGCGGCGCTTACAGCGCAGCAGCTCGGGGGACGGGGGCCGCCGGCGGCCGCGGGGCACGGCTGGGGGCaggggcggcggcggcagggCCCCGCCGTTCATCGCCGCGCGGCCACGGCGGCGACTGGCGGAGAGCTcggagggaaaaaaaaaaacaaaacaaaaaagaagaaaaaaaaagtaaaagaagatataaaatatgtttttaaaccCCCGAAATTTAACGCGGAGAGGGGGTCGGGCACCGGAGTTTGTTTATTCCTACACACAACAGCCCTCCCCCGTCCGCTCCCAGCGCCGCTCCCGCTCCTCTGCGGTGGCGGCCGCCGCCGGGACAGCCCTTATCAACGTGCCGCCGCTCGCGAGCCCCCGCCGGCCGCACGCGCCGCGCACGCCGCGCCACGcgcgcccgccgccgccgcgccaCCCCCTCCCGCCCTCCCCCGAGCGCGCCCCCGCCCCCCGCGCGCGCCCGGCGCGTGGCGCCGCCAGCCCCGGCAGCActgccctccctccctccgCCGGTTCTCTTCCCCCGTTCCGGTGCCCTGGGGTGCGCTCACACACACGGACACACACACGGACACGGACACgctcacacacacatgcacacgcACACGCTCACACGCACATGCTCACACACACGGACACGCTCACACACACGGACacgctcacacacacacacgctcaCACGCACACGCTCACACGCACACGCTCACACGCACacgctcacacacacacacacgctcacacacacacacatgcacacacacacacgctcaCACGCACacgctcacacacacacacgctcacacacacatgcacacacacacacgctcacacacacacgctcacacacacacacacgctcacacacacacacacacgctcacacacacatgcacaaacacGCACACGCTCACGCTCACACACAcgctcatacacacacacacactttggAACGTTCTCCTTTTCTCGCCCCGTCTGTTTTTTTGcgttttcagtattttgttgtaattttcattatttacgGAGGGAGGGGCTCCCCTGTGGCCCCTCCTCCCCCCGCACACAGGTGCTCCCCGTGCCCCGGTGCGGTGCCAGCTCCGGGTCCCGACCCGTCCAATGCGCCGTTTCCTCCCCAAACCAAACCGTGCACCCAGAGGGGCGGCAGCGCCGGGACAGGCGGGGAGCGGCCGCTGGAGCGGCGGAGCGGTGGAGTGAGCAGCCCTGCCGTCGGACACCGGTTGGTTTGCTTCGCAAAGCGAGGGGATACACCGGGGCTCGGCTTTCAGAAACTGAATACAAACGTACAGCAGTTGCAGGAGTCACCTCGCCAAGGCCGTTCTCTGCAAGACGACTTTTAAGGCTTAAACAAGAGTTTCAAGGATAAAGCGCGGAGAGGAGACGTAAAATGTAAAGCTCTTGTGGCTCGGGGTCTGCAGCTGGGCTCCCCTCTGCCGTGGCCAGCAGTCCCTTCCTCTGTCCCCCCTTCCATCTCTCGGGGAAACAGCAATTGGGTGCAGTGCTTTTGGAGAGATGAATTTAACGGGGAGGACAAAGGTGCTGCTTCTTCATATCCTGGGAACGTATGGTGAGAAATAACTTGCAGGGTGTTTTGCTAATTAAACAAGGTGGGTGAACGGGGTGCTATGCATACCCGCCACTCAGGGATTGCAGACCACTCTTGGCTTTAGCACAGCTTGTCATATGTTCTACCCCTGGGTCTTTGCTCCTGCCCAGCCTTAAGAAAacaccaaccaaaaccagtgtGATGCTAAAACACCTCCAATAGACCCTCTCTGATAGTGAGGTTCTGCAGCATGATTCAGGTACCAAAGTAAGGATCTGTACCCCCCTGGCTACCCTGACCCACTCTGGTGACGCTCCTAGGGTGTATCTAAGCCAAAAATAGTAATCCTTGATTTCTCGATGTGGTGTTTTCTACCTGCATGGGTATTCAAGGAGCAGTAAGGGTCCACTGCATTGGAAGAGAGAGATTTTTCCTGGGGATCGGTTGCAATGGCAGCAGGTTGATGGAGtgagccctgctgcagcatcagagGCAGCTGGGCTGAAATTCCTGGAAGTGACATGAAGGAGCCTGcaagtgctttgcttttttgaCAGTTCCACTCAAGCATACATCAGGTTTAGCACCCAAATTTAGTGGCTTTTGAGACATTCTTGGCCTTTCCATAGACCTAGAAGTGAAAACTGTGAGCAGCCGCATGGCTCCTCTGAAGGGTTTGGTGCAGGTGGGAGCATTTTGACTGGCAGTGCAGTCTAAACATGGTTGTGTGCATGATCATCTGCTCAGCTCAAGCCATGGTGCTTGTTTTCAGCACCTGCAAAGCTGTCCTGGCTGCCACAGGGACTTCCCTTGTGCTCATCACCTGCCAAAAGTGGGAGTAAAATTTAACTGATTTCAGGTGTCATGGCACGTTTGGCATGGGTGTCATCAGGAATGCAGCAGACAGATGCTGGGTCAGTGCCACTGTGACCTACATGTTACAGGCAGCTGAGGGGAGATTTTAAGTTCTTTTTAACCAAAACTTTCTGGACCCCAGAGGAAAGCAATAGAGGTCCTGTTGCAGGCTTGAGAGAGTGAATGCCAGAAAGAAATGGCAATGGGCAGTTGAGCAGCCCTGTTCTTGGTGAGCAGGCAAGTCCCTTTTTGCCAGGATGGGTTCTGCTCACATTGATTTTGCTGGGATCAGGGCAGAGCTGTGTTATCAGACCCGTCACTTGCACAGCTGGCTCCTGGGCAAttagaaacataaaatcatagaatggtttgggttggaagggaccttaaagatgatctcgttccaacccccttgctgtgggcagtgacaccttccactagaacaggttgttcaaagccccatcctacctggccttgaacaccgccagggatggatcagccacaacttctctgggcaggcaacctgttccagtgcctcaccaccctcacagtaaagaatttcttcctaatatctaccCTAAATTCCCCCATTTCAGTTATGGTTTACAATTAGATAttgtgtggaaaagaaaaaagaattgatTCTAAGTAGGAAGGTGTGCTTTAGAGCTGTGAGTACAGTTGTTTCACTTTcaaggaggggggaagaaatTTACTTGAGTTTATTTTTGTCAGGGAACTCCCTGTCTTCAGT of the Melopsittacus undulatus isolate bMelUnd1 chromosome 4, bMelUnd1.mat.Z, whole genome shotgun sequence genome contains:
- the ASCL2 gene encoding achaete-scute homolog 2, whose amino-acid sequence is MNGGALPPPPLPPAVPRGRRRPPSPELLRCKRRLAFTALPGTGAAAAAAVARRNERERNRVRLVNLGFAALRQHVPHGAASKKMSKVETLRSAVEYIRALQRLLDEHDAASAAFPDGRGRAAVGEGGCGGGYSSASPSFASSVPGSPCSSDESGYDAALSPEERELLDFTSWLGSY